The following nucleotide sequence is from Streptomyces leeuwenhoekii.
CGGCGAAGACCGCCTCCACCGCGGCGGCGGCCGACTCGACGGTCAGATACAGGTTGGTCCCGGTGTCCCCGTCCGCGACGGGATAGACGTTGATCGCGTCGATCTCCTCGCGCGCCCGCCCCAGCGCACGCAACGCCAGACCGCACCAGGAGCGCACCGCCAGAGCGTCGAAGAACCTCTGCGGCACCTGCGCCACCTGCGCCTCCCTGAGCTGCTGGACGTGGCACGCAGCGTAGACCCCGGGGCGGTACCCACCGGAACAGGGCCGGGAACCCACCCCTGAGCTGCCATGGTAGTTTCGTTGTACGGGAGCAGCCGTTGTATGCTGCTCCGGTTGCCCGATCCCATCGGGCTAGTTCCCCTGGCAGCGCCACTCAGATCTCGGAACGCTCGCAAGAGCCTAAGATCTCGATCCCGGCATGCCGGGATTAACCGTAAGTGCATCTGAAGTCTTTGGAGTGACCCGTGGCTGCCAACTGCGACGTCTGCGGCAAGGGGCCGGGCTTCGGCAACAACATCTCGCACTCGCACCGCCGTACGTCCCGTCGCTGGAACCCGAACATCCAGCGTGTGCGTACCGTGGTCGGCGGGACGCCGAAGCGCGTGAACGCTTGCACCTCGTGCATCAAGGCCGGCAAGGTCTCGCGCTGACGCTCAGCAACAGCGCGCGGCCACTGCTGGTTCGCTTGCACTGAGCCGGTCCACCCCGTGTGGACCGGCTTTTTGCATGCCCGGAAAGACTCGCGCGGGCCGCGCGGGCCCGCCGCCCGCGGCTGCCAGAATCCGGTCCATGCGCTTCGGCATCCTGGGTCCCCTCGAGGCACGCGCCGACGACGGCACCGCCCTCGACCCCGGCGGCCCGCGTCCCCGCGCCCTGCTGACCCTGCTCCTCCTCGGCGCCGGGCGTGCCGTCCCCGCGGAGCGGCTCATCGACGGGCTGTACGGTGCCCGGCCACCCGCCGGGGCCGCCAACGCCCTCCAGTCGCAGGTCTCCCGTCTCCGACGGCGGCTCGCCCCGCACACGGTGATCGACGGCACTCCCGCCGGTTACCGCATCCGCGTCCCGCCCGAGTCCGTCGACGCCCACCTCTTCGAGCGCATGTACGGCGAGGGCCGCGCCGCCCTCGCCGCCGCCGACCCCGCCCGGGCCGCCGCCCGGCTCCGTGAGGCGCTCGCCCTGTGGCGCGGCCCGGCCCTGGCCGCCCTGCCGGGCACGCACCCCGAGGTGACCCGGCTCACCGAGCTGCGGCTGGCCGCCGTACAGGACCGGATCGAGGCGGACCTGGCACTCGGCGGCGGCCCGGAGCTCCTGCCGGAGCTGCGCGCGCTGCTGTCCGCGCACCCGCTGAGCGAACGGCTGTACGGGCAGTTGATGCGGGCGCTGGACGCGGGCGGGCGCCCCGCCGAGGCGCTCACGGTGTACGAGGAGGCGCGGCGCACGCTCGCCGCCGAGCTCGGCGCCGACCCCTCCCCCGAGCTGTCCGCGCTCCACGGGGAACTGCTCCGGGGGCGAACCGCCGCCCCGCGCCGCGCCCGGCTCCCCGCCCAGTTGACGTCCTTCGTCGGCCGGGACGAGGAGCTCACCAGGCTCACCGACCTGTTCCGGCGGGCCCGGCTGGTCACGCTCACCGGCACGGGCGGCACGGGCAAGACCCGGCTGGCGATCAAGGCGGCGGCCGGCCGCCCGGACGTCTGCTTCGTCGAGCTGGCCCCGCTCACCGACGGCACGCAGATCCCGTACGCCGTCCTCGCCGCCCTCGGCGTACGCGACGGTTTCCGGGGCCCCTCGGGTGACGCCGTGGAGCGGCTGCTGTCGGCGTTGGAGGACCGCGCACCGCTGCTCGTACTGGACAACTGCGAGCACCTCGTCGAGGAGGCGGCCCGGCTCACCGCGCTGCTCCTCGGGGCCTGCCCCGGGGTGCGGATGCTGGCGACCAGCCGCGAGGCGCTCGGCATCACCGGCGAGGTCCTGGTGCCCGTGGCGCCGCTGCCGCCGGGGCCCGCCGTCCGGCTCCTCGTCGAGCGCGCCCGCGCGGTACGCCCGGACTTCGAGGGACACGCGCGCGTGGCGGACATCTGCGCGGCCCTGGACGGGCTGCCGCTGGCCATCGAACTCGCCGCGGCCCGCCTGCGTACCCTGTCCCCCGACGAACTGGCCGACCGCCTGGACGACCGATTCCGTCTCCTCGCCCGCGGCGACCGCTCCAAGGCGCCCCGCCACCGCACCCTGCGCGCGGTCGTGGAGTGGAGCTGGGACCTGCTGGACGACGCGGAGCGGGAGCTGGCCCGGCGGCTGACCGTCTTCTCCGGCGGGGCCACTCTGGAGGCGGTGGAGGCGGTGTGCGGCGTGCCGCGTCCGGAGGAGCTGCTGGCCTCGCTGACCGAGAAGTCCTTCCTGGAGTACGGGGAGCACTTCCCGGAAGACGGGAAGTTCCCGGGAGGCACGGGAAGGTCCGAGGGGCGCTACCGGATGCTGGAGACGATCCGCGCGTTCGCCGCCGAGAGTCTGACCGGTGCGGACGCGCTGCACGACGCCCACGCCACGTACTTCGCCGCCCTCGCCCGCCGGGCCGAGCCGCATCTGCGCACCGGTGGCCAGCTTCCGTGGCTGGCCCGGCTGACCGCCGAGCACGCCGATCTGGGGACGGCCCTGCGCCGGCTCACGCGCACGGACCCCGGCGGTGCGCTGCGCCTCATGGCCGACCTGACCTGGTTCCGCCGGCTGCGCGGACTCCACGGCGAGCAACTGCCTCAGGCCCGCGCCCTGCTGGCGGCGATCGGCGACGAGGTGCCCGAGGAGATGACCGAGGAGTACGTCGTGTGCGCGCTCAACACCGTCACGGGGCGCGGCGACGACCCGTCGGTCAGTGAGGCGGAGGGCGAGCGCGTCGCGCGCGTGGCGGCCGTGATGGAGGCGCTGGACCGGCCGTTGCGGCTGCCGCACACGGTGGTCCTGTGGTCCCTCGCCTGCGGTCCGGTGCTCGTGACCGACGAGCGGGTCCGTCGCCAGGTGGGACGGGACCCCTGGGGGCTGGCACTGCTCGGCCTGGGACTCGCCTACCAGGACATGTTCGCCGGCCGCGCCGCCGACGCGGAGGCCGCCTTCGCCCGCGCCCTGGCCGGGTTCCGGGCCACCGGGGACCGCTGGGGCATGGCCAACTGCCTCGACCCGCTGGCCGGCTTCGCCGACCGGCGCGGACAGCACGCGCGCGCCCTGGAACTGCTCGACGAGGGCCTGGCGTACGTGCGGGAGCTGCAGGCGCCGGAGGAGACGGCCGACCTGCTGCGCTCCCGCGCGGCCGTGCTGCTGCACCAAGGGCACACCGGGGAGGCCGTCTCCCACTTCACGCGCGCCGCCGGCCTCGCCCGTACGGCCGGAATCCCCGACAAGGTGGCCAGTGCCCGGCGCGGGCTCGGGGACGCGGCGCGGCTGTCCGGTGACACGGCACGCGCGCGGGCGCACTACGAGGACGCCCTGCGGATGTGCACCGCGACCTGGTTCAGCACCGCCGAGACGGCCCGGATCCTGGTCGGGCTGGCCCGCACGGCGGTTGCGGAAGGAGACCTGCACACGGCCCGCGACCGGCTCGGCCGGGCCCGCGGCCTCGCCCTGGGGTCCCCCGACGCCCTGGCCCTGGCGGAGGTCGCCGACGCCCTGGCCGCCGTCGCGCACGCTCCGCTGCGGGCCGCCGAACTCCTCGGCGCGGCGGCCGGACTGCGGGGCGCCACGACCCTCGGCGACCCCGACGTCGTCCGCACCGAGCGGGACGTACGCGCCCGGCTCGCCCCGGAGGCGTACCAGCGGGCCTTCGCGCGGGGCCGCGCCCTGCGCTCGCGGGCGGTGGGCGGACGGGCGGGGACGGACACCGGGCGGCGGGCGACGACCGGCGAAGCGTGCGGCACGGTCAGCGACCGGTAGGCGGGTGGTCAGCGCCGCCCCGGACGCTGCCGTGCATGACCGACACGACCCGCACGACCCGCACACCGCGCGCCCACCGCCTGGGCCACCTCTCCGTCCTCGTCTCCGGCGCCGGTGTCGCCGGCCCCGCCCTCGCCCTGAACCTGGCCCGGCACGGGGCCCGCGTCACCGTCGTCGAGAAGGCGCCCGCCCTGCGCGAGGGCGGCTTCGCCGTCGACTTCCGGGGCCATGTGCACCGCACGGTCCTGACCTCGATGGGCCTGTGGGAGGAGATCCACGCCCACCGCACCCGCATGGGCCGGCAGACGGTCGTGGACGCCGACGGCACCCCGCGTCTGGACCTGCCCGCGCAGCTGATGAGCGGCGACGTGGAGATCACCCGCGGCGACCTGGCGCGGATCATGTACGAGCGCACCAAGGATTCGGCCGAGTACGTCTTCGGCGACTCGGTCGCGACCCTGACCGAGGTCCCGGAAGGGGTGGACGTCACCTTCGAGCACGGGGCGCCCCGCCGCTTCGACCTGGTGGTCGGCGCCGACGGCCTGCACTCGCACACCCGGCGCCTGGTCTTCGGCGACGAGTCCCGCTTCCTGCGCTTCCTCGGCCACTACGTGGCGGGCTTCACCGTCCCCAACCACCTGGGCCTGCACGGCACCGGCCGCCTCTACAGCGAGCCCGGCCGGTGCGTGGCCCTGAGCAACTGCGACGGCGACCCCGACCTCGCCGGTGCCCTGCTGGTCTTCCGGTCCGAGCCGCTGTCCTACGACCGCCGGGACGTCGCCGCGCAGAAGCGGATGCTCGCCGAGCGGTTCGCGGGCATGGGCTGGGAGACACCGGCCGTCCTCGACGCCCTCGAAGGGGCCGGCGACCTGTACTTCGACGCGATCGCCCAGATCCACGCCGACCGCCTCGCCCAGGGCCGGGTGGCGCTGCTCGGCGACGCCGGGTACGGCGCCACGATGGGCGGCATGGGCACCGGCGTGGCGATCGTCGGAGCCCATGTCCTGGCCGGGGAGCTGGCCCTGGCGGGCGGCGACCACCGGGTGGCCTTCGCCCGTTACGAGCGGCGGATCGGCGGCTTCGCCCGGGGCTGCCAGAAGATCTCCGGCAACGTCGGCCCGTTCTTCGCCCCGCCGACCGAGCGGCGCATCCGCGGCCGCGACCGCATGTACCGCCTGCTCGCCTCCCGCCCGATGGCCGGCTCCTTCAAACGGCTCACGGAGAAGGCGGCCACCGCCATCAAGCTGCCGGACTACCCGGCCTGAACATCCATCCGTGGTCCACCGGCCCGATGCCCCCGCCGAGGGGGAACCCCGCGGCGATCGCCCCCGTGACGTACTGCTTGGCCGCCGTCACCGCCTCCGGTACGCTCCGCCCCTTGGCCAGCTCGGAGGCGATCGCCGAGGCGAGGGTGCAGCCCGTGCCGTGGGTGTGCCGGTTGTCGTGACGGGGGGCCCGCAGCCAGTGCTCCTCGGAGCCGTCGGTGAGCAGGTCGACGGCCTCCCCGGGCAGGTGACCGCCCTTGATCAGCGCCCAGCGCGGCCCGTACTCCAGTACGGCCGCGGCGGCCCGGCGCAGGTCCGGCTCGGACTCGACCCGCACGCCGGTCAGTTGCGCGACCTCGTCCAGGTTGGGGGTGGCGACGGTGGCCACCGGCAGCAGCTTGGTGCGTACGGAGTCCAGCGCGGAGACGGCCAGCAGCGCGTCGCCGTGCTTGGAGACGCCGACCGGGTCGACGACCGCGGGCGCGTCCGTGCCGGCGATCAACTCGGCGACCGTCTCGACCAGTTCCGCCGAGGCGAGCATGCCCGTCTTGACGGCCTGGACGCCGATGTCGCCGACGACGCTGCGGTACTGCTCCCGCACCGCCTCCACGGGCAGCTCCCAGGCGCCCTGCACGCCGAGGGAGTTCTGGGCGGTCACCGCGGTGATCACGCTCATGCCGTGCACGCCGAGCGCGAGCATCGTCTTCAGGTCGGCCTGGATGCCGGCGCCGCCGCCGGAGTCGGACCCCGCGACCGTCAGCACCCTCGGCAACGCGCTCATGACTCGATGTCCTCTCCGAAGTGGTCCCAGCCGCCCTTGCTGGTCCAGGGGGCCCCGTCGACGGTCACCTGGGGCAGCGCCGAGGGGTTGAGGACCTCGCCGATGACCTTCCAGCGGGCGGGCAGCTTCACGTCCGGCCGGAAGGTCGCCACGATCGCGTGGTCCTCTCCCCCGGTCAGCACCCACTGCATCGGGTCGACGCCGACGGCCTGCCCGATGTCGTTCATCTGGGTGGGGATGTCGATCTGCCCGGAGCGGATGTCGATGCGCACGTTGCTCGCCTCGGCGATGTGCCCGAGGTCGGCGATCAGCCCGTCGCTGACGTCGCACATCGCGGTGGCGCCGAGCGCGGCGGCGGCCGGGCCCGCGTGGTAGGGCGGCTCCGGGCGGCGGTGGGCCTCCACGAAGGCGCGCGGCGAGCGGAAACCGCGGGAGAGCACCGCGTACCCGGCCGCGGACCAGCCCAGCCAGCCGGTCACCGCGACGAGGTCGCCGGGCCGCGCGCCGCCCCGGGTCACCGGCTCCTGGCCGCGCAGGTCGCCCAGGGCGGTGATGGACACGGTGATGGTGTCGCCGCGCACCACGTCACCGCCCACGACGGCGGCACCGGCGACCTGGCACTCGTCGCGCAGCCCGTCCATCAGCTCGGTCGTCCAGGTCACCGGCAGTTCGGCCGGCACCACCAGGCCGAGCAGCAGGGCGGTGGGCACGGCGCCCATGGCGGAGATGTCGGCGAGGTTCTGCGCCGCCGCCTTGCGGCCCACGTCGTAGGCGGTGGACCAGTCACGGCGGAAGTGCCGGCCCTCCACCAGGATGTCGGTGCTGGCCACCACCCTGCGGTCGGGCGCGGCGACCACCGCGGCGTCGTCACCGGGGCCGAGGCGGACCGCCGGGGTCGTGGTGAGACGGGAGGTGAGCTCCCTGATGAGCCCGAACTCCCCGAGCTCACCAACAGTGCCCTTCATCGCCCTTGCTCCCCTTCTGTCCCTGTCCGTGCCCGGTCGCGCGTCATCTGTGTCCTCGTTACGGTCGAAGTAACGGCTGAAGCGACGGCCCGTGCAACGGACCCCGCATCGGCCGGGGGGACGGCCGCAGCCACCGCCGTGACGGCCGACGGGGCCGCCGCGACGGCCGCCCGGTGCGTCGACCCGTATCCTCCCGCTGCCCCGGCACGCGAGCCACGCACCCCCCGGGTCTCCCCGCGACGAGCGGCGACGCGATACCGTGGCGTTCCTTTTCCCCACATGATCCTCGTGGCCGCCCTGGAGGTTCCGTGGTACAGGCGTACATCCTGATCCAGACGGAGGTCGGCAAGGCGTCGACCGTCGCCGAGACGATCGGCAAGATCCCTGGGGTGATCCAGGCGGAGGACGTGACCGGGCCGTACGACGTCATCGTCCGCGCCCAGGCCGACACGGTCGACGACCTGGGCCGCATGGTGGTCGCCAAGGTCCAGCAAGTGGACGGCATCACCCGTACTCTGACCTGCCCGGTCGTCCATCTGTAGCCCCCGTCTACCCTGGGCCGGTGAACTCCTTCCCGCACCGGCACCGCTTCGTCCTCGCACCGCCCGCGCTCGGCCTGCTGCTCGCCGCGGCGGGCTGCTCCTCGGCGGACGGCAGTGCCTCGGCGGCGGTTCCCAGCCCCGGCGCGGATGCGACGCGGCTGTGCCGGAACCTGGACGCGGAGCTGCCGTCGAAGGTGGACGGCCTGAGCCGCGAGGACCCGGAGCCCCGGTCCGCCCTGACGGCGGGCTGGGGAAACCCGGTGATCATACTGCGCTGCGGTGTGCCGCGGCCCGCCGAGATGAGCGATCCGGA
It contains:
- the rpmB gene encoding 50S ribosomal protein L28; protein product: MAANCDVCGKGPGFGNNISHSHRRTSRRWNPNIQRVRTVVGGTPKRVNACTSCIKAGKVSR
- the thiD gene encoding bifunctional hydroxymethylpyrimidine kinase/phosphomethylpyrimidine kinase, which translates into the protein MSALPRVLTVAGSDSGGGAGIQADLKTMLALGVHGMSVITAVTAQNSLGVQGAWELPVEAVREQYRSVVGDIGVQAVKTGMLASAELVETVAELIAGTDAPAVVDPVGVSKHGDALLAVSALDSVRTKLLPVATVATPNLDEVAQLTGVRVESEPDLRRAAAAVLEYGPRWALIKGGHLPGEAVDLLTDGSEEHWLRAPRHDNRHTHGTGCTLASAIASELAKGRSVPEAVTAAKQYVTGAIAAGFPLGGGIGPVDHGWMFRPGSPAA
- a CDS encoding DUF3515 domain-containing protein; this translates as MNSFPHRHRFVLAPPALGLLLAAAGCSSADGSASAAVPSPGADATRLCRNLDAELPSKVDGLSREDPEPRSALTAGWGNPVIILRCGVPRPAEMSDPEADGVEVDGVGWLLQKRKDGSFRFTTTLRKAYAEVTLPKERAGDGLAPLVDLAPAVKKAIPEGIAD
- a CDS encoding AfsR/SARP family transcriptional regulator codes for the protein MRFGILGPLEARADDGTALDPGGPRPRALLTLLLLGAGRAVPAERLIDGLYGARPPAGAANALQSQVSRLRRRLAPHTVIDGTPAGYRIRVPPESVDAHLFERMYGEGRAALAAADPARAAARLREALALWRGPALAALPGTHPEVTRLTELRLAAVQDRIEADLALGGGPELLPELRALLSAHPLSERLYGQLMRALDAGGRPAEALTVYEEARRTLAAELGADPSPELSALHGELLRGRTAAPRRARLPAQLTSFVGRDEELTRLTDLFRRARLVTLTGTGGTGKTRLAIKAAAGRPDVCFVELAPLTDGTQIPYAVLAALGVRDGFRGPSGDAVERLLSALEDRAPLLVLDNCEHLVEEAARLTALLLGACPGVRMLATSREALGITGEVLVPVAPLPPGPAVRLLVERARAVRPDFEGHARVADICAALDGLPLAIELAAARLRTLSPDELADRLDDRFRLLARGDRSKAPRHRTLRAVVEWSWDLLDDAERELARRLTVFSGGATLEAVEAVCGVPRPEELLASLTEKSFLEYGEHFPEDGKFPGGTGRSEGRYRMLETIRAFAAESLTGADALHDAHATYFAALARRAEPHLRTGGQLPWLARLTAEHADLGTALRRLTRTDPGGALRLMADLTWFRRLRGLHGEQLPQARALLAAIGDEVPEEMTEEYVVCALNTVTGRGDDPSVSEAEGERVARVAAVMEALDRPLRLPHTVVLWSLACGPVLVTDERVRRQVGRDPWGLALLGLGLAYQDMFAGRAADAEAAFARALAGFRATGDRWGMANCLDPLAGFADRRGQHARALELLDEGLAYVRELQAPEETADLLRSRAAVLLHQGHTGEAVSHFTRAAGLARTAGIPDKVASARRGLGDAARLSGDTARARAHYEDALRMCTATWFSTAETARILVGLARTAVAEGDLHTARDRLGRARGLALGSPDALALAEVADALAAVAHAPLRAAELLGAAAGLRGATTLGDPDVVRTERDVRARLAPEAYQRAFARGRALRSRAVGGRAGTDTGRRATTGEACGTVSDR
- a CDS encoding thiamine-phosphate kinase, which produces MKGTVGELGEFGLIRELTSRLTTTPAVRLGPGDDAAVVAAPDRRVVASTDILVEGRHFRRDWSTAYDVGRKAAAQNLADISAMGAVPTALLLGLVVPAELPVTWTTELMDGLRDECQVAGAAVVGGDVVRGDTITVSITALGDLRGQEPVTRGGARPGDLVAVTGWLGWSAAGYAVLSRGFRSPRAFVEAHRRPEPPYHAGPAAAALGATAMCDVSDGLIADLGHIAEASNVRIDIRSGQIDIPTQMNDIGQAVGVDPMQWVLTGGEDHAIVATFRPDVKLPARWKVIGEVLNPSALPQVTVDGAPWTSKGGWDHFGEDIES
- a CDS encoding Lrp/AsnC family transcriptional regulator, which encodes MVQAYILIQTEVGKASTVAETIGKIPGVIQAEDVTGPYDVIVRAQADTVDDLGRMVVAKVQQVDGITRTLTCPVVHL
- a CDS encoding FAD-dependent monooxygenase, with the protein product MTDTTRTTRTPRAHRLGHLSVLVSGAGVAGPALALNLARHGARVTVVEKAPALREGGFAVDFRGHVHRTVLTSMGLWEEIHAHRTRMGRQTVVDADGTPRLDLPAQLMSGDVEITRGDLARIMYERTKDSAEYVFGDSVATLTEVPEGVDVTFEHGAPRRFDLVVGADGLHSHTRRLVFGDESRFLRFLGHYVAGFTVPNHLGLHGTGRLYSEPGRCVALSNCDGDPDLAGALLVFRSEPLSYDRRDVAAQKRMLAERFAGMGWETPAVLDALEGAGDLYFDAIAQIHADRLAQGRVALLGDAGYGATMGGMGTGVAIVGAHVLAGELALAGGDHRVAFARYERRIGGFARGCQKISGNVGPFFAPPTERRIRGRDRMYRLLASRPMAGSFKRLTEKAATAIKLPDYPA